The following proteins are encoded in a genomic region of Tenebrio molitor chromosome 7, icTenMoli1.1, whole genome shotgun sequence:
- the LOC138135466 gene encoding torsin-1A-like, producing the protein MRFLALTIYVLCSQLYMVQICYGFGFLAPVGVALSSIVLGTICRFRECCSEYAIHADFDALEDSLNKHIYGQHLVKDIVINALKSHWDSTHHPQKALTLSFHGWPGSGKNYVTRFIVENLYKLGSKSSFVHHFIGRIHFPLEDHVAKYQNDLQEWIKGNVTKCPRQLFIFDEVDKMPPKVLNILKPIIDYRDNVDGIDFRDSVFIFLSNTGAELINEHFLDFWNNKGMKREELKLSDFEKLITKGAFNEEGGFHHSDTIKSNLIDHYVPFLPMERRHIKMCIIDEFKQRNVTSPKEEHISEAMEFIEWGPSKERVFSTTGCKRISQKVGTIVAKYNLRRL; encoded by the exons ATGCGATTTCTCGCTTTAACCATATACGTTTTGTGTTCCCAGTTGTACATGGTACAAATATGTTATGGATTCGGATTTCTAGCGCCTGTAGGTGTAGCACTTAGCAGTATCGTACTGGGAACAATTTGCCGTTTTAGAGAATGTTGTTCGGAATATGCCATACATGCTGATTTTGATG CACTAGAAGATTCTTTAAATAAACACATATATGGACAACATCTCGTCAAGGATATTGTGATAAATGCTCTCAAGTCTCACTGGGATAGCACTCATCATCCCCAAAAAGCTCTCACCTTAAGTTTTCACGGTTGGCCAGGAAgtggaaaaaattatgttacaAGATttattgtagaaaatttgtataAACTAGGAAGTAAAAGTAGTTTTGTGCATCATTTTATTGGAAGGATACATTTTCCATTAGAAGATCATGTTGCGAAGTATCAG AATGACCTACAAGAGTGGATAAAAGGAAATGTAACCAAGTGTCCTCGACAACTATTCATTTTTGATGAAGTTGACAAAATGCCACCAAAagttttgaacattttaaaaCCAATTATTGATTACCGTGATAACGTAGATGGTATAGATTTCAGAGATTCTGtctttatatttttatcaaacacAGGAGcagaattaattaatgaacattttttggatttttggaACAACAAAGGAATGAAAAGAGAAGAACTAAAATTAagtgattttgagaaactAATCACTAAAGGTGCATTCAATGAAGAAG GTGGTTTTCATCATTCTGACACaataaaaagcaatttaaTCGATCATTACGTACCTTTCTTACCAATGGAGAGACGTCATATTAAAATGTGTATCATAGATGAATTTAAACAAAGAAATGTCACTAGTCCAAAAGAAGAACATATtag TGAAGCTATGGAATTTATTGAATGGGGCCCATCAAAGGAAAGAGTTTTTTCTACAACAGGATGTAAACGTATAAGTCAAAAAGTAGGGACAATTGTCGCTAAATATAATTTACGtcgtttataa
- the alpha-Spec gene encoding spectrin alpha chain isoform X2, translated as MDQIPPPKEVKILETAEDIQERRQQVLSRYDNFKADARAKREKLEDSRRFQYFKRDADELESWIHEKLQAASDESYKDPTNLQAKIQKHQAFEAEVAAHSNAIVVLDNTGREMINQNHYESETIRRRLEELHRLWEQLLSKLAEKGMKLQQALVLVQFIRHCDEVMFWINDKSTFLSTEEFGHDLEHVEVLQRKFDEFQKDMASQEYRVTQVNELADKLLQDGHPERDTIINRKEELNNAWQRLKQMTLMRQDKLYGAHEIQRFNRDADETVAWIAEKDVVLSSDDYGRDLASVQALQRKHEGVERDLAALEDKVSTIGKEADRLCAIHGDHGDQIQSKRAEIEDYWQSLTAKAKERREKLEESYALHRFLSDFRDLVSWINDMKAIISADELAKDVAGAEALLERHQEHRGEIDAREDSFAATTEAGKLLLDKGHYASDEVKEKLSTLASDKNSLLALWEERRILYEQCMDLQLFYRDTEQADTWMAKQEAFLANEDLGDSLDSVEALIKKHEDFEKSLAAQEEKIKALDEFATKLIDGEHYAADDVAQRRAMLLERRSALKEKSALRRTLLEDAYKLQQFERDCDETKGWINEKLKFATDESYLDPTNLGGKVQKHQNFEQELNANKTRMEDITSTGQELIDANHYAAPRIQSRMEEIVNLWETLVQSTDKKSSKLQEASQQQQFNRTIEDIELWLSEIEGQLMSEDYGKDLTSVQNLQKKHALLEADVASHQDRIESITAAANQFVERGHFDSDNIAHKQKVLTDRYTALQTPMAIRKQRLLDSLQVQQLFRDIEDEEAWIREKEPIAAGTTRGRDLIGVQNLIKKHQAVLAEINNHDGRIGAVVDAGKQMMEDEHFASDQIRNRVNALYDHWVQLKEKANQRKQDLDDSLQAHQYYADANEAESWMKEKEPIVNNTDYGKDEDSSEALLKKHEALMSDLIAFGNTIEGLKEQARNCRQQEPPVVDVTGRETVQALYDYTEKSAREVSMKKGDLLHLLNSSNKDWWKVEIHDRQGFVPAAYVKKVDAGLTASQQNLVDNNSISARQNQINTQYDRLLALARERQNKLNETVKAYVLVREAAELASWIKDKEMHAQVQDVGEDLEQVEVMQKKFDDFQTDLKANEVRLAEMNEIAMQLVSLGQTEAALKIQTQMEDLNTKWTSLQQLTAERANQLGSAHEVQRFHRDVDETIDWIQEKDEALNNDDLGKDLRSVQALQRKHEGLERDLAALGDKIKQLDEIAGRLVQTHPESAEQTRAKQEEINELWTQLTAKANNRKEKLLDSYDLQRFLNDHRDLMAWMNSMLGLVTSTELANDVTGSEALIERHQSYRAEIDARCGIPQEHRTEIDARAGTFNALEQFGQQLLNSKHYASPEIQEKLEQLNDFRKELERRWIERRVQLDQNLDLNLFYRDCEQAENWMSDREAFLASDDVDSNGDNVEALIKKHEDFDKAINAHEEKIAALESLANQLIENEHYASDDIDNKRKQVLDRWRHLKDALIEKRSKLGESQTLQQFSRDADEIENWIAEKLQLATEESYKDPANIQSKHQKHQAFEAELAANADRIQSVLANGSNLIEKRQCAGSEEAVQKRLESIADQWEFLTQKTTEKSMKLKEANKQRTYIAAVKDLDFWLGEVESLLTSEDAGKDLASVQNLMKKHQLVEADIQAHEDRIKDMNDQADSLIESGQFDTASIQEKRQSINERYERIKNLAAHRQARLNEANTLHQFFRDIADEESWIKEKKLLVGSDDYGRDLTGVQNLKKKHKRLEAELGSHEPAIQAVQEAGEKLMDVSNLGVPEIEQRLKALNQAWAELKQLAATRGQKLDESLTYQQFLAKVEEEEAWISEKQQLLSVEDYGDTMAAVQGLLKKHDAFETDFQAHRERCKDINDVGKKLVSEGNHHADSINQRCQQLQTKLDHLAALAGRRKAKLIDNSAYLQFMWKADVVESWIADKETHVKSEEYGRDLSSVQTLLNKQETFDAGLTAFEHEGIQNITALKDQLIASNHDQSPAILQRHADVIARWQKLLADSDARKQRLLHMQEQFRQIEDLFLTFAKRASAFNSWFENAEEDLTDPVRCNSIEEIRALREAHAQFQASLSSAQADFEALAALDQQIKSFNVGPNPYTWFNMEALEETWRNLQKIIAERDVELNKEAQRQEENDKLRKEFAKHANAFHQWLTETRTSMMEGSGSLEQQLEATKRKAAEVRARRSDLKKIEDLGAILEEHLILDNRYTEHSTVGLAQQWDQLDQLGMRMQHNLEQQIQARNQSGVSEDALKEFSMMFKHFDKEKSGKLNHQEFKSCLRALGYDLPMVEEGQPDPEFDAILDVVDPNRDGHVSLQEYMAFMISKETENVQSSEEIEKAFRAITAGDRPYVTQEELYANLTKEMADYCVARMKPYVEPKTERPIAGALDYIEFTRTLFQN; from the exons ATGGATCAAATACCTCCTCCGAAGGAGGTGAAAATCCTCGAAACAGCCGAGGATATTCAAGAACGTCGTCAGCAAGTCCTGTCACGATACGACAACTTCAAAGCGGACGCACGAGCTAAAAGAGAAAAACTAGAAGATTCCAGACGCTTCCAGTATTTCAAACGAGATGCAGATGAACTTGAATCATGGAttcatgaaaaattacaagcCGCTTCTGACGAAAGCTACAAAGATCCTACAAATTTACAA gCTAAGATCCAGAAGCACCAAGCTTTTGAGGCTGAAGTTGCCGCTCATAGCAACGCTATCGTAGTTTTGGACAACACAGGACGAGAAATGATCAATCAAAATCATTACGAGTCAGAGACGATTCGTCGTAGACTTG AGGAACTTCACAGACTTTGGGAACAGTTGTTATCCAAATTGGCCGAGAAAGGCATGAAACTGCAACAAGCTCTAGTTTTGGTGCAATTCATCCGCCATTGTGACGAAGTTATGTTTTGGATCAACGACAAAAGTACCTTCTTGTCCACGGAAGAATTTGGACATGACCTCGAACATGTGGAGGTTCTCCAACGCAAATTTGACGAATTCCAAAAGGACATGGCATCACAAGAATACCGCGTTACCCAAGTTAACGAATTGGCCGATAAATTGTTGCAGGATGGTCATCCAGAACGCGACACTATTATTAATCGAAAAGAAGAATTGAACAATGCATGGCAACGTCTCAAACAGATGACTCTGATGCGACAAGATAAACTCTACGGAGCACATGAAATACAAAGATTTAATCGCGATGCAGACGAAACAGTCGCTTGGATTGCGGAAAAAGATGTAGTTTTGTCGTCCGACGATTACGGACGCGACTTGGCAAGTGTCCAAGCGCTCCAGAGGAAACACGAAGGCGTCGAAAGAGATTTGGCGGCATTGGAGGATAAAGTGTCCacaatag GCAAAGAAGCAGACCGTCTTTGCGCCATTCACGGCGATCATGGTGATCAGATTCAATCGAAGAGGGCCGAAATTGAGGACTATTGGCAGAGTTTGACAGCTAAAGCAAAAGAGCGGAGAGAAAAATTGGAAGAATCATATGCATTGCACCGATTCTTGTCAGACTTCCGAGATCTTGTGTCTTGGATAAATGACATGAAGGCAATAATTTCCGCTGATGAGTTGGCCAAGGATGTCGCGGGTGCTGAAGCGCTGTTGGAAAGACATCAAGAACACAGAGGAGAGATCGACGCCCGCGAGGACAGTTTTGCGGCGACAACGGAAGCTGGAAAGTTGTTACTCGATAAAGGTCACTATGCAAGCGATGaagtgaaagaaaaattgtcaacaCTTGCTTCagacaaaaattctttattgg CTTTGTGGGAAGAGCGTCGTATTTTGTACGAACAGTGTATGGATTTGCAATTGTTCTATCGCGATACCGAACAAGCTGACACCTGGATGGCCAAACAGGAAGCTTTCCTCGCCAACGAAGATCTAGGCGATTCGTTAGATTCGGTGGAGGCTTTGATCAAAAAGCacgaagactttgaaaaatcaCTGGCAGCGCAGGAAGAGAAAATCAAAGCTCTTGATGAATTTGCAACCAAACTCATTGACGGCGAGCATTACGCAGCGGATGATGTTGCACAAAGAAGAGCGATG CTTTTAGAGCGCAGATCAGCTTTGAAGGAAAAATCAGCTCTACGACGAACCCTTTTGGAAGACGCTTATAAATTGCAACAGTTCGAACGCGATTGCGACGAAACCAAAGGCTGGATAAACGAAAAACTGAAATTCGCGACCGATGAAAGCTACTTGGACCCCACCAATTTGGGTGGCAAGGTGCAGAAACACCAAAATTTCGAACAGGAATTGAATGCGAACAAAACCCGGATGGAAGACATCACTTCGACTGGACAAGAACTGATTGATGCCAACCATTACGCAGCTc CTCGTATTCAATCGCGCATGGAGGAAATCGTCAACCTTTGGGAAACTTTGGTCCAGTCAACTGACAAGAAGAGTTCAAAGCTGCAAGAAGCCAGTCAACAACAGCAGTTCAATCGCACCATCGAAGACATCGAGTTATGGTTGTCAGAAATTGAGGGACAACTCATGTCTGAAGATTACGGCAAGGATCTCACGTCCGTGCAGAATCTTCAAAAGAAACATGCCCTTCTGGAAGCTGATGTTGCTTCGCATCAAGATCGCATAGAAAGTATCACGGCGGCGGCCAATCAATTCGTCGAACGGGGTCATTTTGATTCTGATAACATCGCTCATAAACAAAAAGTTTTGACCGACAG GTACACCGCGCTTCAAACGCCCATGGCCATCAGAAAACAACGTCTTTTGGATTCTTTGCAAGTGCAGCAGTTATTCAGGGACATAGAAGACGAGGAAGCCTGGATCAGAGAGAAGGAACCAATCGCAGCGGGCACGACCAGAGGACGTGACTTGATCGGTGtccaaaatttgatcaagaaACATCAAGCAGTTTTGGCCGAAATTAATAATCACGACGGACGCATTGGTGCTGTCGTCGATGCCGGTAAACAGATGATGGAAGATGAACACTTTGCCAGCGATCAAATACGTAACAGAGTCAATGCTCTGTACGATCATTGGGTACAACTGAAAGAGAAGGCCAATCAACGCAAGCAAGATTTAGATGATTCACTTCAAGCACATCAATACTACGCTGACGCCAACGAGGCTGAATCGTGGATGAAAGAGAAGGAACCGATTGTGAACAACACGGATTATGGCAAAGATGAGGACTCTTCGGAAGCTCTGTTGAAGAAACACGAAGCTCTGATGAGTGACTTGATCGCTTTCGGCAACACCATTGAAGGACTTAAGGAGCAAGCTCGCAATTGCAGA CAACAAGAACCTCCAGTTGTTGATGTCACCGGAAGAGAAACGGTTCAGGCTTTGTACGATTACACTGAAAAGTCGGCTCGTGAAGTGTCGATGAAGAAGGGTGACCTGTTACATCTCTTGAACTCCAGTAACaag gaTTGGTGGAAGGTCGAAATTCACGATCGTCAAGGGTTCGTTCCCGCCGCATACGTCAAAAAGGTCGACGCCGGCCTCACAGCCTCTCAGCAGAACCTCGTGGACAACAACTCCATCTCCGCTAGACAAAATCAGATCAACACCCAATATGATCGCCTCCTCGCTTTGGCCAGAGAACGCCAAAACAAACTCAACGAAACCGTCAAAGCTTACGTTCTGGTCAGAGAAGCAGCAGAACTGGCTTCTTGGATCAAGGACAAAGAAATGCACGCCCAAGTCCAAGACGTCGGCGAAGATCTCGAGCAAGTCGAGGTCATGCAGAAGAAATTCGATGATTTCCAAACCGACCTCAAAGCCAACGAAGTACGTCTGGCGGAAATGAACGAAATCGCGATGCAGTTAGTGTCTCTGGGACAAACCGAAGCTGCTCTGAAGATCCAGACGCAAATGGAAGATTTGAACACGAAGTGGACCTCGTTGCAACAGCTGACAGCCGAAAGAGCTAATCAATTGGGATCGGCTCACGAGGTGCAGAGATTCCACAGAGATGTGGATGAAACCATCGATTGGATCCAAGAAAAGGATGAAGCTTTGAACAATGACGATCTGGGGAAAGATTTGAGAAGCGTACAAGCTCTGCAAAGAAAACACGAAGGGTTGGAACGGGATTTGGCCGCTCTTGGCGATAAG ATCAAACAACTTGACGAAATTGCCGGACGCCTTGTGCAGACTCACCCAGAGAGTGCCGAACAAACTCGAGCCaaacaagaagaaatcaaTGAATTGTGGACACAGTTAACAGCGAAAGCCAACAATCGCAAAGAGAAATTGCTCGATTCGTACGATTTACAACGATTCCTCAACGATCATCGCGATTTGATGGCTTGGATGAATTCCATGCTAGGATTGGTCACATCTACAGAGCTGGCCAATGACGTCACTGGTTCCGAGGCTCTTATCGAACGACACCAG AGCTACAGGGCTGAAATAGATGCACGTTGTGGAATACCTCAG GAACATCGCACCGAAATCGACGCCAGAGCTGGCACATTCAACGCTCTCGAACAGTTTGGACAACAACTCCTCAATTCAAAACATTACGCCAGTCCCGAAATTCAAGAGAAGCTGGAACAATTGAACGACTTCCGTAAAGAACTGGAAAGACGATGGATCGAGAGACGTGTCCAGCTGGATCAAAACCTTGACCTAAATCTGTTCTACAGGGATTGCGAACAAGCCGAAAATTGGATGTCCGACCGTGAGGCTTTCCTCGCATCCGATGACGTCGACTCAAATGGGGATAACGTGGAAGCTCTCATCAAGAAACACGAAGACTTCGATAAAGCTATCAATGCGCAC GAAGAGAAAATCGCTGCATTGGAAAGCTTGGCCAACCAACTGATCGAAAACGAACACTACGCCTCCGACGACATCGACAACAAGCGCAAACAAGTGTTGGATAGATGGCGCCACCTCAAGGACGCCTTGATCGAAAAACGTTCAAAACTCGGCGAAAGTCAAACCCTGCAACAGTTCTCGCGTGATGCTGACGAAATCGAGAATTGGATCGCCGAAAAACTGCAACTTGCGACTGAAGAAAGCTACAAAGATCCAGCCAACATCCAGTCCAAACATCAGAAGCATCAAGCGTTCGAAGCCGAGCTGGCAGCTAACGCCGACAGAATTCAGTCTGTCTTGGCTAACGGATCGAATTTGATCGAAAAGAGACAGTGTGCCGGTTCTGAAGAAGCCGTACAGAAACGTCTCGAATCCATCGCAGATCAGTGGGAATTCCTCACGCAGAAGACGACAGAAAAATCGATGAAATTGAAAGAAGCCAACAAGCAGAGAACTTACATTGCTGCCGTTAAGGATTTGGACTTTTGGCTCGGCGAAGTCGAAAGTTTGCTTACTAGTGAAGATGCCGGAAAAGATTTGGCATCCGTGCAGAATTTGATGAAGAAGCATCAGTTGGTTGAGGCTGATATTCAAGCGCACGAGGACAGGATCAAAG ACATGAACGACCAGGCGGATTCTTTAATAGAAAGTGGCCAGTTTGATACAGCATCAATCCAGGAGAAGCGCCAGTCGATAAACGAACGCTACGAACGCATCAAAAACTTGGCGGCTCATCGTCAAGCTCGTCTCAACGAAGCCAATACGTTGCATCAATTCTTCAGAGATATTGCCGACGAGGAATCATGGATCAA AGAGAAGAAACTGTTAGTCGGTTCAGACGACTATGGTCGCGACTTGACCGGCGTCCAAAACTTGAAAAAGAAGCACAAACGTCTGGAAGCCGAACTGGGTTCTCACGAACCTGCCATCCAAGCCGTCCAAGAAGCCGGTGAAAAACTGATGGACGTGTCCAATTTGGGTGTACCAGAAATCGAACAGCGTTTGAAAGCTTTGAATCAAGCTTGGGCCGAACTGAAACAATTGGCGGCTACTCGCGGTCAAAAACTAGACGAGTCCTTGACCTACCAACAATTCCTCGCTAAAGTTGAAGAAGAGGAGGCTTGGATCAGCGAGAAACAACAGCTTTTGAGCGTAGAAGATTACGGTGATACGATGGCAGCTGTTCAAGGTCTACTGAAAAAACACGACGCTTTCGAAACCGATTTCCAAGCTCACCGCGAAAGATGTAAAGATATCAACGACGTCGGAAAGAAATTGGTGTCGGAGGGAAATCATCACGCCGACAGTATCAACCAGCGTTGCCAACAGTTGCAGACTAAATTGGATCATTTGGCGGCGCTGGCGGGAAGACGCAAAGCCAAGTTGATCGATAATTCTGCTTACTTGCAGTTCATGTGGAAGGCTGATGTTGTAGAAAGTTGGATTGCTGACAAAGAGACTCATGTGAAGAGTGAAGAATACGGAAGGGATTTGTCATCAGTGCAGACGTTGCTGAACAAGCAGGAGACATTCGACGCAG GTCTCACCGCATTTGAACATGAGGGAATCCAGAACATCACAGCTCTCAAGGACCAATTGATCGCTTCCAATCACGACCAGAGTCCGGCTATTCTGCAACGTCACGCCGATGTTATCGCCAGATGGCAAAAACTGTTGGCAGATTCGGACGCTCGCAAGCAGCGCCTCCTCCACATGCAAGAACAGTTCAGGCAAATCGAAGATCTCTTCCTCACTTTCGCCAAGAGAGCGTCCGCATTCAATTCTTGGTTCGAAAATGCTGAGGAAGATTTGACCGACCCGGTGCGATGCAATTCTATCGAGGAGATCAGAGCGTTGAGAGAGGCTCACGCCCAATTCCAG GCTTCACTGTCGAGTGCTCAAGCAGATTTCGAAGCTTTGGCAGCTTTAGATCAACAGATCAAGAGTTTCAACGTCGGACCCAATCCGTACACTTGGTTTAATATGGAAGCTTTGGAAGAGACTTGGCGTAATTTGCAAAAGATTATTGCTGAAAGAGATGTTGAGTTGAACAAGGAAGCCCAAAGGCAAGAGGAGAACGACAAGTTGAGAAAGGAGTTTGCCAAACACGCCAATGCTTTCCATCAATGGTTGACTGAGACTCG